Part of the Triticum urartu cultivar G1812 chromosome 2, Tu2.1, whole genome shotgun sequence genome, TCAGGTATGATTTTCTAGCACCTTGAATTCGCAGGCCATGCCAAGCTCTTGGAGAAATGCGCATCCGGCATGCCCGGCTTCGAATAGTACCACCCCGTCTGCCATCCCATGGAACCATAAAACCGGAGTCTGCAGGTTTGCAAGAATTCAGAGACAAGACATTTGCAAGAGGATTCAGCTACGAAATATATTTAGCTTAAGAATGGTTGCTGGGCTGCTGTTACCTTTCTGGCTTCAGGTGTCACCCTGTCAGCAAATGATTTGCTCAGAGGAACTGAACCACTGAAAACAGCACACCCACCTAAAGTCTTGGGGTAGAGCAGAACACTTGCTATGGCTAGAGCGCCTGTGTAGACAGAATGGAAATCAATTTTTTTACAGTATGTAACTGCCTTGGAAACAATATAATAGATGTAGGTTTCAGTGATTTACCTCCTTGGCTTAACCCACAAACAAAAATGTTCGTAGGACATGTTCCGGCAGCCACTTCTTTGTCTAACATTTCGTGTACACGCTCAACAGCTTCTAGGACCTCTTCCTCGTCTCTAACAGTGGTCTAAGAAGGAAAGTGGGAACAGAATGAGCAAAATAAATCATAATTAATGGTATAATAGCAAGTGAGGTATCAGACTATAAATGCTTGGAGACTTGGGACACTTTATCTGTTCTTTATCCGATTTTGTGGTCTAATTCAAGGATACAGAAGTAGTAGAACATTAGAAGAACAATCCACCCTGTTCAGTATATCCAGGCTGCACTCTGCTCTTGTAACTTGTACACTGATGTCCTTGAATGGTCATGTTGATTCTAAAAGGGTTAAATTGGTGCAAGAGGTTCGTTATAATGCAAAGTGCTCAAGAACTTACACTACATTTTAAATCTTCAAACCGATGAGAAAATGATGACATGTTGTTCTATAGCGACAGACTGGGAGCGCAAAAGATGCTAACTTATTGTTCTTCAACCATATTTACTTTGTAATAGTCCTCTAAATTGACTCGCCAATAGCACTAGCAGCTTCAGTGTACTGATTATTTAGTGTCGGAAACAAAGTTTGTAGCAAGCAGATTGCATCCTCGGCAAGTAACACTAGCCAGGTTTTAGCAGCAACCTAGGCTGTTGTGGATCAACAAATATGTATAGTACTGAAGAGAGACTGCAAGTGGATGCAGTATTCTTATATGACTCAACAGCAAGCAAATACTTCTGGGTTATCAAGCAGGGAATTACAGCGGTTATGGGGACCTCCGGGATGCCGAACCACGCATTGAGCACCAAGTCACCTGCAGCAGCAACACCGCAAATCGATCGAGCAACTGAATCAAATCCATCGAATCAGGAGCAGCAAGTGTTGGGTGAGCGAGCGTACCAACGCAGGCGATGGGGGCGGTGGGGAAGGAGAGGCGGAGGGCGGGGGCGGCGGAGAAGTAGGGCGCGATCTGGCCGCGGCTCTGCTCGCCCGTCTCGGCGGAGCCGTGCAGCCACAGCACCAGCCCGCcggccctcgccgccgccgcagcagcagcaggagcagggGGAGGCGGGGCCATCAGGACAGCGCGGAGTCAACTAAGAAGAAGCGATCGATCGGCGGCGCGGCTGGCAGTGCAAAGGGGCGGCGGTTTGTGCCGATGAAGGGTGCGGGCAGGAGAAATTAGTGCGGGCGTGGGAGGCGTGACGGCGATGGCGGCAGCGTGCGGGGCGTGGGCGTGCCGTGCGGTTGGATCGAATATACCCTCACCCTACCCCGTGCCGTTGCGTTTTGGCTCTGGAACCATCGCCCGCTGGCCGGACGGAGCGACGGCGAAGCGCGCCGGCCGGCAGGCGCCGCCGGTGGATTACGTTGCTTCTTTATTCGTCACTGGTGGGTGGGACTACCCCACGCCCCTACCAGTTctcaaaaatagaaaaaaaatactCCCTCAGTCCGAAAATAATATATGTTTAAATACATCaccttttatttattttgattaatgacaagtattttcagaCGAAGAAAGTACTACGCCCCTACCATAATTCCACCAGTCACACAAAAACACGTCTTCATAAATGAGAAAAGAACACAAAAATGTGTCCCAGTTTGTTTCTGAAACCACAGATGCTGGTAACAAATACTTGAGTTTTTTTTCCTGCAGAAACAAATACTCGAGTATGAAGTTTGCATTCATACGATCATTCTACTTATTACAAGGTTAGCGACGAAACCTATACCTCTACTGGAGAAACATGCAAGCCCCTGTAATTTGAGTGCCCTTGTCAAAAGGAAGTCTCGTCACATACAAAATCACATATTGTAATGTTGAATTTAGAGGAATGGACTTGCTCACACGATCACGATGACTCTGAACACCCTTCCTGTTGGTAGAACTCACACGCGATGTTGACTGCTATGATATGTTTCATGTTTCTATCATGGTGCATGGTATTTCCATTCATGAAACCATATTATCAACTCGCTAGAAGACACTACCAAAGCCGCTTGAAAAGGTATCATAAGTAAAGAGCATAATTAAAAGTGCCTGCCACAAGTGCAGATAAGCAAAAATAATGAGATGCCTtccagttttttttgttttcctcACATATCTCATAGCTAGAAGATATATTAGACGGGGATGTGAAGAAATATAAGCTTATAGCATGAATCATTTGCGAGGATTATCACGCTAAACCTACACATGTTGTTCTCTTTTCAAACAAGTTATGAAAGCGTATATATAGCAGAGGGGTGTCATTCTAGAAGGTGCTCATTTGTTTTCGAAAATAGCTCATGCGGAAACATCTTGACTTCATGTATATTATTTTTGTTGTCACGGAGGAATTGTGAACACAAGGTACACTTAAATGATGTAAAATGATATGAGTGTTTGATGTTAGTTGTGGTGTAGtgtgaaatgcatgatgaaacaCACGAAGTCCTAGGCCCCCTAATCTCTACTATCAATGGAGAGTTCGGTTCGTCACCTCCACTCCAGTTAATCCCCTTTCCACAGGCGTCTCCTCCCACCGGTTCATCTCACTTCCTAACTCGTTTTTCTCTCCTCCTGCCCACCCCCACTTTGAATTACTGTTTATTTTGTCTGATGCCGTACGAAATAAAAACCAATGTAAATATAGTACGACTTGGAATAATTTATCccccttatgagtggcggtcggggacgagcgatggtcttttcctaccaatctatccctcctaggagcatgcgcgtaatactttgctttgataatttgtagatttttgcaataagtatatgagttctttatgactaatgttgagtccatggattatacactttcttccttccaccattgctagcctctctaataccgcgcacttttcgccggtatcatacacccaccatatatcttcctcaaaacagccacaatacctacctatcatggcatttccatagccattctgagatatattgccatgcaacttaccaccgttccgtttattatgacacgctccatcattgtcatattgctttgcatgatcatgtagttgacattgtattggtgacaaagccatcgttcataattctttcatacatgtcactcttgattcattgcatatctcggtacaccgccggaggcattcacatagagtcatattttgttctaagtattgagttgtaattgttgagttgtaagtaaataaaagtgtgatgatcatcattattagagcattgtcccaagtgaggaaaggatgatggagactatgattcccgcacaagtcgggatgagactccggactaaaaaaaaggaggccataaaagagagagagagaaaaggcccaaataaaaaaatgatgagagaaaaagagagaagggataatgctactatcctctcaccacacttgtgcttcaaagtagcaccatgatcttcatgatagtgagtctcctatgatatcactttcatatactagtgggaatttttcattatagaacttggcttgtatattccaatgatgagcttcctcaaaatgccctaggtcttcgtgagcaagcgagttggatgcacacccacttagttccttttgttgagctttcatatacttatagctctagtgcatccgttgcatgacaatccctattcactcacattgatatctattatgttggggaacgtagcagaaatttaaaattttctacgcatcaccaagatcaatctatggagtaatctagcaacgaggggaaggagagtgcatctacatacccttgtagatcgctaagcggaagcgttcaagtgaacggggttgatggagtcgtactcgtcgtgatccaaatcaccgatgatcctagtgccgaacggacggcacctccgtgttcaacacacgtacagcccggtgacgtcttctacgccttgatccagcaaggggagaaggagaggttgggggagactccatccagcagcagcacgacggcgtggtggtggtggaggagcgtggtactccaacagggcttcgccaagcaccgcaagagacggggagggagaggggtagggctgcgccaagaaggagattcaatcgtgtctatggcagcccaaaacctcaagtatatatagggggaggggaggggctgcgcccccacctaggtttccacccctaggggtggcggccagccctagatcccatctaagGGGGGCGTCCaagggaggagagaggggggcacaccactaggtgggccttaggcccatctgagcctagggtttgcccccttccactctcccttgcgccttgggccttggtgggggggggggggcgcaccagcccaccaggggctggtcccctcccacacttggcccatgcagccctccggggctggtggccccacttggtggatcaccgggaccctcccggtagtcccggtacattaccgataaaacccaaaatttttccggcgaccaaaacaggacttcccatatataaatctttacctccggaccattctggaactcctcgtgacgtccgggatctcacccaggactccgaacaacattcggtaatcacgtatatctattccctataaccctagcgtcatcgaaccttaagtgtgtagaccctacgggttcgggaaccatgcagacatgaccgagataactctccagtcaataaccaacagcgggatctggatacccatgttggctcccacatgttccacgatgatctcatcggatgaaccacgatgtcgcggattcaatcaatcccgtatacatttccctttgtctatcggtacgatacttgcccgagattcgatcgtcggtatcccgataccttgttcaatctcgttaccggcaagtctctttactcgttctgtaacacatcatcccgtgatcaactccttgatcacattgtgcacattatgatgatgtcctaccgagtgggcccagagatacctctccgtttacacggagtgacaaatcccagtctcgattcgtgccaacccaacagacagtttcggagatacctgtagtgtacctttatagccacccagttacgttgtgacgtttggcacacccaaagcactcctacgatatccgggagttgcacaatctcatggtctaaggaaatgatacttgacattagaaaagcttcagcaaacgaactacacgatcttgtgctaggcttaggattgggtcttgtgtccatcacatcattctcctaatgatgtgatcccgttatcaacgacatccaatgtccatggtcaggaaaccgtaaccatctattgatcaacgagctagtcaactagaggcttactagggacatggtgttgtctatgtatccacacatgtatctgagtttcctctagggcatggataataaacgattatcatgaacaaggaaatataataataaccaatttattattgcctctagggcatatttccaacatattaATGGgtatcttcatagcccgttgatatgcctagttgatgtgagactatcttctcctttttgtcttctccacaaccaccattctattccacatacagtgctatgtccatggctcacgcccatgtattgcgtgaagatcgaaaaagtttgagaacaccaaaagtatgaaacaattgcttgacttgtcatcggggttgtgcatgatttaaatactttgtgtggtgaagatagagcatagtcagaatatatgattttgtagggataactttctttagccatgttattttgagaagataaaattgcttagttagtatgcttgaagtattattatttttatgtcaatattaaactcttgtcttgaatctttcggatttgaatattcataccacaattaaaaaaattacattgaaattatgccaagtagcattccacatcaagaATTCTTttcttatcatttacctactcgaggacgagcaggaattaagtttggggatgcttgatacgtctccaacatatctataattttttccatgctatattatattctgttttggacattattatacacttttatattatttttgggactaacctattaaccggaggcccagcccagaattgctgtttttttgcctatttcagagtttcgcagaaaaagaatatcaaacagagtccaaacggaatgaaaccttcgggaacatgatttttggaacgaatgtgatccagaggacttggaccctaagTCAAGAAAGAAACCAGGAaggcacaaggtagggggcgcgcctacccccaggcgcgccctccaccctcatggggcccacgttgctccaccgacgtacttcttcctcctatatatacctatgtacccctaAACTACccgatacggagccaaaaccctaattacaccaccgcaaccttctgtatccgtgagatcccatcttggggccttttccggagctccgccggagggggcatcgatcacggagggcttctacatcaacaccatagcatctccgatgatgtgtgagtagtttacctcagaccttcggatccatagttattagctagatggtttcttctctctttttggatctcaatacaatgttctccccctctcttgtggagatctattcgatgtaatcttcttttgcggtgtgtttgttgagatcgatgaattgtgggtttatgatcaagtttatctatgaacaatatttgaatattctctgaattcttttatgtatgattggttatctttgcaagtctcttcgaattatcagtttagtttggcctactagattgatctttcttgcaatgggagaagtgcttagctttgggttcaatcttgcggtgtcctttcccagtgacagtaggggcagcaaggcacgtattgtattgttgccacgaggataacaagatatggtttatatcatattgcatgagtttatccctctacatcatgtcatcttacttaaagcgttactctgttcttttgaacttaatactctagatgcatgctggatagcggtcgatgtgtggagtaatagtagtagatgcaggcaggagtcggtctacttgtctcgaacgtgatgcctatatacatgatcatacctagatattctcataactatgctcgattctgtcaattgctcaacagtaatttgtttacccaccgtaatacttatgctctcgagagaagccactagtgaaacctatggcccccgggtctattttccatcatattaatctcccgtcaacaagctatttctagcGCCGTTTTTATttcgctttatttactttgcatctttataataaaaataccaaaaatattatcttataatatctatcagatctcactttcgtaaatgactgtgaaggggttgacaacccctttattgcgttggttgcgaggattttatttgtttgtgtaggtgcgagggactcgtgcgtggcctcctactggattgataccttggttctcaaaaactgagggaaatacttacgctactttgctgcatcaccattttctcttcaagggaaaaccaacacagtgctcaagaggtagcagcgtcctggttgaggagtgcgccggactggtaggtgccccatacccggcaggcgtcctggttgggacctcaggtcttagatgtttaggtttggctgcgatgtctatttggtattaggcccagactatctgcgccccttcatcaattggataggtgtagcgacaattgttgcttagacggtggctttagtcttgctgttgtatgactttgtaaggtcttatgagaataattaataaaatggccgtatgcatcgtccagatgcagaggccgggggtcatccttcTTTTCTAAAAACCCACGACCTCTCGAAGGATACACACAACTAGAAAAGTTTTAATCAAAGTCACAGATGGACTGATGGTAGTCAATCCAAAGACTAGATATTGGGAGTGTCTTCTTTTTTCGTAATTATTGGGAGTGTCTCTTTGATAACCGACTGAAAATCAATTGGACATCATTCAAATTTTCAACCAATAACAAAATGACACTTGTATGTATCTGTATGTCCATATTTTTGTCGTCCATGCTCAGTACTTATATCAACGCTAAATGACTCCACACAAACAAACCTTACCGGGTTGCAACAGGACCCGGGTTCAAACAGATCAATCAGCTAAAACTACAGCAATAAACCTACGACTATGCAGCCCAAAAGGCCATATAAAACATCAACGCATTAAGGGCTCCCAGCAAAACGGATTCAACCAAAATCAATGTACAGAAGGGCTGCCATAAAACATGCACTTCTAAATGCACAGGTCAGAAAATCATCCCGCCCAGTACATCTAAATCCTCTGCATCTTCTCTCATCTCAAAACAAACAGATCAACACCACCAAAAGTATCCATCAAATCAAATTAGATGAACATATCACAAAAATCATAGTGCTGTTTACACGGTAATTAATGTGCTTACAGTGCTGTTTACACTGAATTTACAGTCATTCGACACTGTAAGCAGCCATCTACAGTTCTATTTACACAGAACTTACGGTCATTCTTAGAAAAAATTACAGTTATATTAGTACCTAAAATTACAGTCACCAATTTTAGAAACTTACAGTCATTATGTGCAAAAATTACAATGATATTAACACTGCAAATCATCCTTACAAGTGTCTCTAGCATCACTCTATGGTCATAGGATAACTCTGTTTATTAGATCCCATTACTACTCAGAAGTTCTCTAGGGGAACAAGGGCTGAAAAATACAGTAGATCACATGAGTAGTAGTTCTGTCAAAATATCCTCTCTACCATTGCTAAGGTTCAACAGTGAGAAATCTGACagaacaagcaaaaagaagagcCATGGGTATTGCTCTGTTGGAATGTGAAATCCTTTTGACAGAAAAACACACAAACATGCATCAAGCTATTCCCAGTGACACCTGCATAGTACAAACTACAAAGCCTTTAGCTAACTGTAAAAAGGGAAAAACAACATAAGGAGCGGACTAGAAAATTAGTGTTACCTGACATAGATACATGCATCAAGCTATTTACTGTGACACATACACATTAAAATCCCAGTAAGCTCACTGTAACACTGGGGGCAGCAAACAACTTAAAAGTCTATGGTTCAAAATTACTATAGCTTTGCAGGAGAATTACAGCTCTTATTGCACTGTAAATAACAAAGAagatgcactacaaaaaaaacaaCAGTAGTTTAGTATTGAGCAGCAAACAACTTTAAAACTATGGTTCAAAATTACTATAGCTTTGCATGAGAATTACAGTTCTTGTTGCACTGCAAATAATACAGAAGATGCACTGTAAACAAATAACATTAGTTTAGTATCCAGCAACAAACAACTTGAAGAGATGGTTCAAAAATACTATAGCTTTGCATGAAAACTACATTTCGTGTTACACTTTAAATAATATAGAAGGTGCACTGTAATGCAACAGTAGTATAGTTTCAACTGGGAGCAGCACACATATTCAGGTAAAAACACTAACAAATAAACTACAGTCATGTGATCTATTGTATAGTCTTCCTTGGGAATGTACTGTAAAAAAAATTACATTTCTTGCAACCATAGTCTCCAAATATCGAGTGAAGGGGCCTTGCAAATTACATATTTTTTTACACTGTAAATGGCACATAAATGCACTGTAAAAAAAGTTAAACCTTGAAGGGCCTTGGAAATTATAGTAGCCCTGATTGGGATCACATTTTTCACCACATTGGAGAAAAAATTCCCAGAATAGTGAGTAAAGGTTGTTGAAACAGGAACACTGGTAGATCTCTTGCACTTCTACAGAAACAGAAAggataaaaagaaaaaaaaatcagaaataagtgataaaaatagaaaACAATCTCTAAAACTAAAAGTAACAGTACTAGTACACCCAAGTTTACACTCAGCTAAACCAAGTAAATTCTGCTGCAATAATCATACAATCATACGATACATTACTGAAATTACTGAAAAAAAGTAACAAGAAGCAGATTGATAAGACAAGTTCAGAGAAACAGGAGAATCATACTGCAAAAATCTGTATTGGCGGGCAAGAAGCAGATTTTCAGAGTAACAAGAAGCAGATTGATAAGAGAAGTTCAGAGAAATAGAATTAGAAGAGCTACAAAACAAGGCAAAAACATGAACAGAAACCTAGCTAGGATTGGCGGACGAGAGCTCAAAAATCCACAAACCAAGATCTAGAAAAGTAATAAGGAATGCAGAGGAGGGAGAACAACAAATGCGAACCACATGGAAGAGCATCTTTAGGCACAGCGGCCGGCAACAGTAACCAAACGCTCAAGCAATGAGAGAGGGAGAGCTCAGAATGGAAATCGCCAGAGAGTCGCCCCTGTCCATGCTCTCAATGTCTTTGCTTGAACTGTCGCTGACGAAGGGGTAAAAAGAAGACAAGCTACAGAGCGAATAGAGAAGTTTCAGAATCGAAGGGAAAACAGGCAGCCCATAAACACATGAGAGAGCCCACTAAAACAAATAACCAAGCGGGCACGCACGAATCGCTGCGTAAGGATCGAACGGACACAATATCCAACTGAAAACGAATTGTTTTCAGTCGAATGAAAATTAGCAAAACCGTAGATATTTTAGTTGGTGCCTAGGTACTCTGTTACAGTGTAAAAGAAAGAGTAATTACCAAGACAATCGAGTAAGGGTGAAGTAATTAGGATTCCTCATCTTGTACAGGACTCCATCGTGCCGGGTCCGTCTTCCTTCTAACAGCAAAGCAAGCCATGAATCCGAGTAGTATCGCAAGCATCACGCTGCCGGCAATTCCCAGGTATCTCATCTTCTTCGGCATCGCACCGACCAGCTTATCAGGTGCGCTGCCGGTATCGACTTGCGGCGACAATATTTCAACCATGTCATGGACTTGCCCATCATGGTTACCAATGTATGTCAGTGTCAACTTCTCCCTTGTGGCCACAAGTTTTGCGTACCCGAACTCAGCACCATGGTACATGGACCTCTGCGGCTGAGGGAATATGGGGACTTCGGGGTGGTCAGGTCTCGGTTCCCAGCTTGCTTGGTAGTCCTGCCCAGCCATCCCGATCACAATATGCACAGGAGCACCAGGGTACACGAAGCTCGACAAAGTGTTAAGGCACTGATAGTTCTTCATGGGACAGAACCTCTCATACCTGTGAACGTGCCCCCACAGAGCGAGCGTCACGCCATGTTTCACAAAGAGAGGCTCCAGATGCTGAATCATCTGCTCCCTGTGAGCCGTGTCCTTGGACTCGTTGCTTGAGGTGTACATCGGACGGTGGCCCTGGAACACGACGAATGGTGTTCGACTCCGGTTGAGGCGCTCGAGGTCGGCCTTTATATAGTTGTACCGATCACTCCCATGAGTGAAGTCAGTCTCAGTAGACATGTAAACAAAATGAACAACACCTGCGTCAAAGGAGTAGTAGAGATTCCGGGTGTCAGGAGCAATGGTGCTGGTAGGGAGAGAAGAATTCCCAAGCATTTTGAACTTGATGCTGTATGGTACTCCGCATTCACCGCCAGCATCATTCCCGCCATATATGTTTGCAGCCCAGGAGGGTTTCCAAGGTTGGGAAGGCCAGTCGTACTCATGATTCCCAATGCAGACATGGTATGGTGTGTTGGCAGCAATAGGCTCAATCTGTTCGAAGAAATGATCCCATAACCACGCATAACCCTTGGCGTAGCTGATGTCACCGATATGTGAAATGACTGCAGGTTTGTCGTTAAGGGCTTGGAGATCACGGAGAATCCATTTCACAGTTGACAGACTTTCTTGAGGTGTTCGAAAGTAGGTGTTGTAAGGAACGTAAGTGCCGAGATCACCAAAGAGGAATGCGATGGTCTCGTTGGCCTCGGTGTCGCGTGAGATGAAGCTGTATGTCTCACTCCAACCTCCTAGATCATTGCCAACCTATGAAAAACAGTTCAAAGTTCAAAAGATTAGGTGAATGTGGTATAGGATGGAAATACTTATACCAAATGATGATGATGTTGGATGCTCATTATGGTTGGAACTTGAAACTGTGAGCTATGAAAAATAATTCTTGCGTCATAAACTAGAGTCTTTATCAAACTGAAGCTAGTGTTCTAAAACGAAATCTGGACAACTTTGAGACGATCCCGTATGAAATTAAGCATGATTTCGCACATCACAAACTAGGATTTCAGACAATGAACTATGTTTATCTGGAAATAAATCTTTCAGATCAcaatgtcagcacaaaattagtGCTACTATTAGTAGCCACAGTTCACCAGGTCACTACCTTGTAGAAGTACCTTGACCCAGGCTGCAGCCCCTTCATGACGCCGTCGAAGACGAACCCAGGGTGGCGCCACCCGACGCTATGGTTCGCCGGGTAGCCGCACATGTGGCGCTGCTCGTACGTGCTCGCCTCCGC contains:
- the LOC125540223 gene encoding probable carboxylesterase Os04g0669600, giving the protein MAPPPPAPAAAAAAARAGGLVLWLHGSAETGEQSRGQIAPYFSAAPALRLSFPTAPIACVGDLVLNAWFGIPEVPITATTVRDEEEVLEAVERVHEMLDKEVAAGTCPTNIFVCGLSQGGALAIASVLLYPKTLGGCAVFSGSVPLSKSFADRVTPEARKTPVLWFHGMADGVVLFEAGHAGCAFLQELGMACEFKTYPTLGHLLVDEELQYFRRWIFDRLGISQGTEAARPSSSSLSNHEDLH